TGATCGAGGCCATGTTGACTGGCGAGTCCGTACCCGTCAGTAAGCGGGCGTGTGAGATGCCGGAGGATACGCCGCTGGCGGATCGGGAGAATTTGCTGTACATGGGTACGGCTGTTACGCGTGGCCGATGTAAGGCGCTCGTTGTCGCCACAGGCTCCTCCACGCAGATGGGTGCACTGGAGCATCTGTTGCTCCAGCAGGCTGACGCCCCGACGTTTTTACAGTCGCGTGTCACGCAAATCAGCAAGCGATTCGTCATCGGGGCATTTATGGCTTCCGCGGCCGTAACCATCGCCGGACTTCTTCGCGGCATGCCAGCCGGCTCACTTCTCATCTCCTCGATCACGCTCGCCGCATCAGCCATTCCGGAAGGGTTGCCACTCACCATCACGGTGGCGTTAACAGCGGGCGTTCGACAGATGTCCAAACGCCGTGCGGTGGTGAAAAAGCTGGCCAACTTGGAATCCTTGGGGCGCGTCACGGTCATTTGCTGTGATAAGACGGGGACGTTGACGAGGAATGAGATGACGGTCATGGAAGCGGCAACGGTGGGGCGACGCGTTCGCATTGAGGAAGGCGACGTTGATCCAACCGAAGGGTATTTTCGTGAAGATGGCGGATCGAATGATGCTGTTGACGTGCTGAATGACGCCGACTTGCGGGAGCTCATGACAATCGGAATGCTCTGCAACAATGCTCACCTCGACGATGCTGAACATGTCACTGGCGATCCGACAGAGCGAGCACTCTTGACAGTCGCTTCCAAGGCCAATTTGAGTCACGAGACGTGGAAACGACACTTGGAGATCCCGTTTGATTCTGCCACGCGAAGTATGAGCGTTGTCTGCGAGGAGAACGAACAGGCGAACGTCGTGTGCGAGGACAAAGAGCCAGCGAGAAACTGTCGGGTGTTCTCCAAAGGGGCGGTGGAAACCATCGTGGGGAAATGCACGCATTATCAGCTCGACGGTGAAGTTCATCCCCTGACGGAGGAGATTGTGGAACAAATTCGACTGGAGAGTCTTCGGATGGCGGACAGTGCCTTGCGCGTGTTGGCGTTCGCGTACCGGCCGGTGGAGGAGCATGAAACCCCATCCGAGGCAACCGATACAGATCTGATTTACGTAGGTCTCATGGGCATGATGGATCCCCCAAAGGACGGCGTCGCCCAAAGCATCGATGAGGCAAGGCACCTCGGTGTTCGATCCGTCATGATCACCGGCGATCATCCCCTCACAGCCCGCGCCATTGGTCGCCAGCTGGGCATTTTTCGGCCGGGTGACCGGATCTTAACTGGACAAGAGATAGACGAACTGTCCCAAGCGCAGTTTGATCAGCTCATCGCGCAGACGACGATATTCGCTCGTGTGTCTCCAGAGCACAAGCTGCGGATAGTGGAAGCTTACCAGCGGATCGGAGAAGTGGTGGCCATGACTGGGGACGGCGTAAACGATGCGCCGGCCATCCGACGTGCTGACGTGGGAATCGCAATGGGTTTGAACGGATCGGACATTGCGAAGGGGACGGCGGGGGTCGTCCTCTTGGAAGACCACTTTCACTCAATTGTCGACGGTGTCAAGGGTGGGCGGTCTATCATCGGAAACATCCGAAAAGCGATGGGATGTCTGTTGGCTGGCAATTTGGCTGAAGTGCTGGTCACGGCCGTATCTATCATCATTGGCCTACCCGTGCCGCTCATTCCACTGCAGATTTTGCTCATGAACATCCTCACGGATGCGGTGCCGGCAATGGTGTTGGCGACGGGATCGCAGGAGGATGTAGCGGAAAATCCATACAAGGACGTCATTGACAAGAACTTGTACCGCACTGTGGTCCTTCGGGGGTGCGTTCTGGGCCTTGGTGCCGTCGCGGTTTTCGCCACTGGTCTATCCATGGGCTTGTCCGTTCCGCTGGCACAAACGATGACTTACGCGTCACTCGTTTTGGGACAGCTTATGCAGTTGCCCGCTTGGAGAACGTACGGGTCCGCGCAAAGAGGAATCTTACAGAAAGACAAAGTCCTGTTGGTCGCGACCTGCGGTTCGCTGTTGACTTTGATTGCAACCATCTACTTGCCAGGGCTCACGCACGTCTTCGCGACCGTGCCCCTCGGCCTCAGGCACTGGGCCGTGGTCTTAGCAGTGACGAGTGGGTTGGCGTGGTTTTCTCAACGATGGAATACGAAGTTTTCAGGCGAACGTGTTGAGATGAAGCCCACAAGATGGATCCCTCTTGTTGCCCCGTCGATGTGAGTTGGAGGGATAACGACATGAAACTGACCCCGGAGCACGTACTGACGAGCATTGGGTTGACACTCGCGGCGACGATGGTCGTTCCCATTGCCAAGCGCATGAAGGAACCAGGGCTTCATCGGGGACGCATCGCGGCGTCCCTCGTGGGCATCGAAATGCGGAAGCGGTTAGCATACGTAAGCGAAGAGATAGAGGACTTTGTCGCCGAAGTTCAGTACGAGCGTCGTCGGATCCAGCAGAACCGAAACGGCGCGACTTGATCCTTTGGATTCGTCTTGCATTCACGAACGTTATGAGGATATTCGGGAGCTCAATGGGTAAACTAGCAAAAATTTTTGAGGAAGGTGATGGCGATGTTTGAGAAGGTATGGGAAAACATGTTCGAGGGTGGATCGTTGTGGGCGGGCGTCATCAATGGCGGGTTAGCTCAAGTTCAAGACACCGTGGCGCTGACAAGCGGCCGCATGAAGGCAGACGACTACGCAGTACGATCCACCAGGAACGTGACGACGGCCCTTGGCACCATGGCTGGGGTGGAGTACGGTGCCGTTCTCGGGTCCGCCGTATTGCCTGGTGTGGGAACCATTATAGGGTCCATCGTCGGCGGCATTGTGGGGGACCAGGTCGGCACGTTTGCTGGAAGTCAGGCCGGGAATATGCTGTTTAAGCGAACCCGCAACTATGAGAGCCCTAAGCAGGTCAAAGAGCTTACTATGTCATCATCAGATGCTTCGCAGACAGACGAGGTCTCAACGGTTCAGTAGTTTGGGTGTTACCGAATTTGTTCTCCTGTCACGGTAGGCGGCTTACTCTCGCTCTGGCCGTTCCACTCCGAATTGAGACTCGTATAGTCTTTTGTACAAGGGAGATTCCAGGAGTAAGCTCGTGTGCGTGCCTGTGGCCACTATTTGACCTTTGTCAAGTACAACGATTTTGTCAGCGGAAAGAATGGTTGACAGGCGGTGAGCAATGACAATTGCCGTTCTCCCCGCCAGCAATACAGCGAGGGCATCTTGGATTTTCCGCTCGACGACGGTGTCCAAGGCGCTGGTCGCCTCATCCAAGAGGACGATGCGAGGTTCTTGAAGCAGGACACGTGCTATGGCAAGTCGCTGCCGTTCTCCACCGGACAGGCGATAACCTCGTTCCCCGACGACCGTGTGGTAGCCCTGCGGCAAAGTCGCGATTGTCTCGTGAATTTGGGCTGCGCGACATGCCGCTTCCATGTCTGCCAGTGTTGCATGTTCGTTGGCCAAGTGCAGATTGTTCAATACGGTATCGTGGAAAAAGAATGGGTCTTGTGGGACAAGTCCCATTTGTCCGCGCAACGACTTCAAGGTTAGTGTTCGACAATCCAGTCCATCGATGAGGATGCGCCCTGAGGTCGGATCGGAAAACCGTGGAATTAAGTTCAGCAACGTCGTTTTGCCAGCACCGCTTGGCCCGACGAGTGCCAACGTTTGCCCGGGTTCCACACTCAGGTGGATGTCCTTTAGAGCAGCGTGTCCTTCGTCTTTTTCGATATCCGTGTTGTATGAAAACGAGACGCCGATCACATCGATCCGCCCATCAACGCTGTTCTCAGGTATGGTTGTGTCGCCGTCTTCCACCTCGGGTTTTCGATCTAGCAATGCAAAAATTCGCCGAAACAGAGCAATGGACGACAAGACACTAACGTGTAATTGTGCAAGCTGACTCAGGGGACCGTAGAGCCGCGATAGAAGTGCTGTAAATGCAACGATGACACCCAGCCCAATTCGATGGTGAATGACCAACCATCCACCATACCCCCACAAGAGTGCTGGACCAACGGACGAAAACATGCCTAACCACATGAATAGCCATCGGCCGATGAGTGCTTGCCGAACTTGTAAATCGCGCAACTTACGATTGGCATCTGAAAAATGTTGTTCTTCGTGTGACTCCCGATTGAAAATGCGAATCAACAAAGCACCGCTCACACCGAGTGTTTCACTTAATTGAACGGTCATTTTGGCAAGCCACTGTTGAATTTCCCCTTGCAGCTTTTGGCGCTTTTTACCCACACGTTGCGTGGGAAACACAAACCCCGGCACGACCATTACGGCGAGTAGAGCCATCTTCCAATTCATATCAAACATGAGAACCAACGTCGTGCAAATGGTTAGAACGTTGCTTAAAAGTCCTACTAGGGTGGAGGTAATTACGTTTTGGATGGCGGTCACGTCGTTCATCACTCTCGATACGAGATCACCGGACTGATTTGACGCAAAGAATTGAACGGTTTGCCGCTTAAGGTGACGGAACAACGCAAACCGATAGTCCGCCATGACATTCTGCGCAATGCTGGTGGAGAGCCAGTTTTGCCAGACGCCAAGCAAACCAGTGCCAATCGCGACAACGACCAGCGTAACGGTGAGCCAGATAACGACGGAAAACCGGCCTTTTGAAATACCATCGTCGATGATTTTCTGCGTCAGCCAAGCTGGTATGACACCACCAATTGACGTCACGAGAATCACAAGCGCAACTAGAATTGCCCGCGGCCAGTACGGAACAAAGCCCCTGAGGGCGCGCTTAATAACGGACCAGTCAAAGTGTTCTTGACTGGCCAGTTCACGCATTCTCCACCTGTTCCCGCCGCCGGAGCCGCTTCCGCCGGTTCCAAGTCCGAGCCCCGTCCCCTGCCACTGTGAATGCATCTATAACTCACCCAGTCTTTACCTATTTCATGGCCAGCTGTTTTGTGCGCGCAAGTCCGGTGACACCATCATGCTTGGTGTGTTTGCTCTCGATCAGATGGTGCATCGAAACTGCGAAACAGTCTCCCGTACAAAAGTGTTGAAACGAGCTGTAGTCCGCCTGTCAAGAAAAATGGCACGGAAAAGACACCTAGGTCCAGCATGTATCCTGATAGAGTCGGTCCCACGGCGGAACTGGTGCGCATCGCCAGCGAGTTCATGCTGACTGAGAATCCCCGCCGTTTGTCACGCGTGAGACTGCTGCTGAGAGCCGATCTGACTCCTTGTGTGCCGCGGCTAAAGGCGGATCGGACAATGTAGATGGCCGACGCTAAGGTAAACGACGGCATCAACGGTAAAACAAGAATCATGACGACTCCAGATAGTTGCAGCCACACGACAGATTTCACCATGCCGAACCGCTGCGACAAGAATCCGGCAACGAGCGAAGACGCGCCGGTGAAAACGAATGATAGTGCCAGCGTGACGCCAATTTGAGCGGATGAAACGCCGAACCTCGTGGCGAACCAGTAGGACATCATGGGACCCACAAATCCAACCGCCAGGCCGTTCAGCATGTTCACGCCTGCCAGTTTGGCCATGTTCTTGTTTTCCTGGCGGCGGATCGATCGTTCGCTCGATTGTTCGGATGTGGACTCAGAGGTCTCAGGTGTCGGAACCGGATCTGTCATGTCGCTCTTTAACTGACGCTTGTCAGATGGCGCGCTGGCAATGGTGACCAGACATGCAACAGAGAAGGCGAACATGAACCAAAACAGTGGATGAAAGCTCTGTGCACCGGGCAGTGATTTGCTCCACAGATGTGTTGATCCACCAATTATCGATCCGGCCGCCATACCGAAGAATCCAAGTGCTGTGTTGGTGCTGAAGACACGTCCCCGAACCTGTCTCGGCACCCGCGACGCCATCCAAGCCTGCTCTGCAGGTGTAAATGGCCCTGCCGCACCGTTTTGTCCCCGTCCAAATCCTGTGAGTACGATAATCACCGTCAGTGCCACAGGGTTTGTCGTCATGGTCAAGAGCAACGCTGCAATGACTGTCAGGCTCTCGTATACGAGTAGAAACGGCTTTCGACCCAGTTTGTCGCTCATCACACCCACGAGTAGAATAAGTAGCGCGCCAACGATTCCGGCTGTTGAGAAAACACCGCCAATGGCAGCCGCAGACCAGTGCAAATCCTTTAAGTACAAGGCCATATCGACGATGGCGATGCCCTGGCTGACGCTTCGCAATGTCCGGGCTATCTGTAAATGAAGTACTGTTCGGTCAACCATCCGCATTTAATCACCCAACTCTTGAAAAGAACTGCTGTTGGCCGATTTCTGCATGGATAAATCC
This is a stretch of genomic DNA from Alicyclobacillus dauci. It encodes these proteins:
- a CDS encoding glycine zipper domain-containing protein; protein product: MAMFEKVWENMFEGGSLWAGVINGGLAQVQDTVALTSGRMKADDYAVRSTRNVTTALGTMAGVEYGAVLGSAVLPGVGTIIGSIVGGIVGDQVGTFAGSQAGNMLFKRTRNYESPKQVKELTMSSSDASQTDEVSTVQ
- a CDS encoding ABC transporter ATP-binding protein, with the protein product MHSQWQGTGLGLGTGGSGSGGGNRWRMRELASQEHFDWSVIKRALRGFVPYWPRAILVALVILVTSIGGVIPAWLTQKIIDDGISKGRFSVVIWLTVTLVVVAIGTGLLGVWQNWLSTSIAQNVMADYRFALFRHLKRQTVQFFASNQSGDLVSRVMNDVTAIQNVITSTLVGLLSNVLTICTTLVLMFDMNWKMALLAVMVVPGFVFPTQRVGKKRQKLQGEIQQWLAKMTVQLSETLGVSGALLIRIFNRESHEEQHFSDANRKLRDLQVRQALIGRWLFMWLGMFSSVGPALLWGYGGWLVIHHRIGLGVIVAFTALLSRLYGPLSQLAQLHVSVLSSIALFRRIFALLDRKPEVEDGDTTIPENSVDGRIDVIGVSFSYNTDIEKDEGHAALKDIHLSVEPGQTLALVGPSGAGKTTLLNLIPRFSDPTSGRILIDGLDCRTLTLKSLRGQMGLVPQDPFFFHDTVLNNLHLANEHATLADMEAACRAAQIHETIATLPQGYHTVVGERGYRLSGGERQRLAIARVLLQEPRIVLLDEATSALDTVVERKIQDALAVLLAGRTAIVIAHRLSTILSADKIVVLDKGQIVATGTHTSLLLESPLYKRLYESQFGVERPERE
- a CDS encoding MFS transporter, encoding MRMVDRTVLHLQIARTLRSVSQGIAIVDMALYLKDLHWSAAAIGGVFSTAGIVGALLILLVGVMSDKLGRKPFLLVYESLTVIAALLLTMTTNPVALTVIIVLTGFGRGQNGAAGPFTPAEQAWMASRVPRQVRGRVFSTNTALGFFGMAAGSIIGGSTHLWSKSLPGAQSFHPLFWFMFAFSVACLVTIASAPSDKRQLKSDMTDPVPTPETSESTSEQSSERSIRRQENKNMAKLAGVNMLNGLAVGFVGPMMSYWFATRFGVSSAQIGVTLALSFVFTGASSLVAGFLSQRFGMVKSVVWLQLSGVVMILVLPLMPSFTLASAIYIVRSAFSRGTQGVRSALSSSLTRDKRRGFSVSMNSLAMRTSSAVGPTLSGYMLDLGVFSVPFFLTGGLQLVSTLLYGRLFRSFDAPSDREQTHQA